From a region of the Cenarchaeum symbiont of Oopsacas minuta genome:
- a CDS encoding rieske iron sulfur protein → MIDQGDVQKSGLSRRDFLKLMGAAGTSLAFAPFVPWGNFMPNPSSASLERVPVELPDGTQANVSTFPINHAEVITYPKTGDRVLDEEAFRKWQFIRLPEGLGGAKNEISSFRAYSMICLHLWCLWKYWPQDGRQRGECPCHGSIYDPLTGTAIAGPASLQAAPSDTLAKLDFEKDSDGNLWISPPTWGVNDNGVVGFGRFTK, encoded by the coding sequence ATGATCGATCAAGGGGATGTGCAGAAAAGCGGTCTTTCTCGGCGTGATTTTTTAAAACTAATGGGTGCTGCAGGTACAAGTCTTGCATTTGCTCCATTTGTCCCATGGGGAAATTTTATGCCAAATCCTTCTTCTGCTTCCCTTGAACGTGTTCCAGTAGAGTTACCTGATGGCACGCAAGCAAACGTTTCCACGTTTCCAATAAACCACGCAGAAGTCATAACATATCCAAAGACTGGTGATAGAGTTCTTGATGAGGAAGCTTTTCGCAAGTGGCAATTTATCAGACTTCCAGAAGGTCTTGGTGGAGCCAAAAACGAAATATCTTCGTTTCGAGCATACAGTATGATCTGTCTACACTTGTGGTGTCTGTGGAAATACTGGCCTCAAGATGGTAGACAACGTGGTGAATGCCCGTGTCATGGAAGCATATATGATCCACTTACTGGTACGGCAATAGCAGGACCTGCATCATTACAAGCTGCACCGTCTGACACGCTTGCAAAGCTGGATTTTGAAAAAGACTCTGACGGCAACTTGTGGATATCGCCTCCGACTTGGGGCGTAAACGATAATGGAGTAGTAGGATTTGGCCGTTTCACTAAGTAG